A region of Piscinibacter gummiphilus DNA encodes the following proteins:
- a CDS encoding carboxymuconolactone decarboxylase family protein, producing MARIPYVEPEQMPAAYAELLKSRNPLNLYRMLPHAVDAASPFLALGGSLLRNSALDPVLREIAILRVGLLSHASYEVHQHRRVARAAGMPEDVLAAIADGPDAPAFDDLQRLVMRFTDEVVQRVKASDVLFDAVRARLGDRQVAELVLTIGFYMMVSRFLENFEVDIEADTEAREAVQ from the coding sequence ATGGCCCGCATTCCGTACGTCGAACCCGAGCAGATGCCGGCGGCCTATGCCGAGCTGCTCAAGTCCCGCAACCCGCTCAACCTCTACCGCATGCTGCCGCACGCGGTGGACGCCGCGTCGCCGTTCCTCGCGCTGGGTGGCTCGCTGCTGCGCAACAGTGCCCTCGACCCCGTGCTGCGCGAGATCGCGATCCTGCGCGTGGGCCTGCTGAGCCACGCGTCCTACGAGGTGCACCAGCACCGGCGAGTCGCGCGTGCCGCCGGCATGCCTGAGGACGTGCTCGCCGCCATCGCGGACGGACCGGACGCCCCGGCGTTCGACGACCTGCAGCGCCTCGTGATGCGCTTCACCGACGAGGTGGTGCAGCGGGTCAAGGCGTCCGACGTGCTGTTCGACGCCGTGCGTGCGCGCCTCGGCGACCGCCAGGTCGCCGAGCTGGTCCTGACCATCGGCTTCTACATGATGGTGAGCCGCTTCCTCGAGAACTTCGAGGTCGACATCGAGGCGGACACCGAAGCGCGGGAGGCCGTGCAATGA
- a CDS encoding SDR family NAD(P)-dependent oxidoreductase, whose product MSAPDPSRQLFPESLGEETGRQRLRGRRVLVVGAGQRPIPDEDPPVGNGRAVSVLFAREGATVACVDRSAEAVEHTRAQVVAEGGVAFAEVADVSDASVIAPLVKRCAEQMGGLDGLVLNVGISRGLPLARQTAADWDFEYAVNVRSHMLFCQAALEVMPEGSSIVLMSSLASLRAGSRNPAYESSKAAQVALARSVAVAGEAKGIRCNAVLPGLMDTPMGRDATRHRPGRAVAVPWGRQGTGWEVAYACLYLISHESSYCNAHALLLDGGLSVGVARAAA is encoded by the coding sequence ATGAGCGCCCCCGATCCGTCCCGCCAGCTGTTCCCCGAATCGCTGGGTGAGGAAACCGGCCGCCAGCGCCTGCGCGGCCGGCGCGTGCTGGTGGTGGGCGCGGGCCAGCGCCCCATCCCCGACGAGGACCCGCCCGTGGGCAACGGTCGCGCGGTGTCGGTGCTGTTCGCGCGCGAGGGCGCGACGGTCGCCTGCGTCGACCGCTCGGCCGAGGCCGTGGAACACACCCGTGCCCAGGTGGTGGCCGAGGGGGGCGTGGCGTTCGCCGAAGTGGCTGACGTGTCGGACGCCTCCGTGATCGCCCCGCTGGTGAAACGCTGTGCCGAGCAGATGGGCGGGCTCGACGGCCTCGTGCTCAACGTCGGCATCTCGCGCGGGCTGCCGCTCGCGCGCCAGACCGCCGCCGACTGGGACTTCGAATACGCCGTCAACGTGCGCAGCCACATGCTGTTCTGCCAGGCCGCGCTCGAGGTGATGCCCGAGGGCTCGTCGATCGTTCTGATGTCCTCGCTCGCGAGCCTGCGCGCGGGCAGCCGCAACCCCGCCTACGAATCGTCGAAGGCGGCGCAGGTGGCGCTGGCCCGCAGCGTGGCCGTGGCCGGCGAGGCCAAGGGCATCCGCTGCAACGCGGTGCTGCCGGGCCTGATGGACACGCCGATGGGCCGTGACGCGACCCGCCATCGCCCGGGCCGCGCGGTGGCCGTGCCGTGGGGCCGGCAGGGCACGGGCTGGGAGGTGGCGTATGCCTGCCTCTACCTGATCTCGCACGAGTCGAGCTACTGCAACGCGCATGCGTTGCTGCTCGATGGGGGGTTGTCGGTGGGCGTCGCCCGGGCTGCCGCCTAG
- a CDS encoding response regulator, translated as MGQVEGAAKPVLLVVDDEPDLRALLGEYFGRHGFDVLTAEDAARAREILATVSPQAVLLDINMPGENGLSLARWLRDAHPRVGLLMLTTAGESVDRIVGLELGADDYIPKPFEMRELLARTRAVLRRLQQPAEAAPAPAPPPAAVHRVAFGRCVLDLEQRRLAGADGAEIEISAAEFDLLALFARNPNRPLNRDQIMEQAHNRGWDVFDRSIDLRIMRLRRKIETNPDKPEVLKTVRNVGYVFVPLAAA; from the coding sequence ATGGGGCAAGTGGAAGGCGCGGCCAAGCCCGTGCTGCTGGTGGTGGACGACGAGCCCGACCTCCGGGCGCTGCTCGGCGAGTACTTCGGCCGCCACGGCTTCGACGTGCTCACGGCGGAAGACGCCGCGCGCGCGCGCGAGATCCTGGCCACGGTGTCGCCGCAGGCGGTGCTGCTCGACATCAACATGCCCGGCGAGAACGGCCTGTCGCTCGCGCGCTGGCTGCGCGACGCCCATCCGCGCGTGGGCCTGCTGATGCTCACCACCGCCGGCGAATCGGTCGACCGCATCGTGGGCCTCGAACTGGGCGCCGACGACTACATCCCCAAACCCTTCGAGATGCGCGAGCTGCTCGCCCGCACCCGGGCGGTGCTGCGCCGGCTGCAGCAGCCAGCGGAGGCCGCTCCCGCTCCCGCGCCTCCACCGGCCGCCGTGCACCGCGTGGCTTTCGGCCGCTGTGTGCTCGACCTGGAACAGCGCCGCCTGGCGGGCGCCGACGGCGCCGAGATCGAGATCAGCGCCGCCGAGTTCGACCTGCTGGCGCTGTTCGCCCGCAACCCGAACCGGCCGCTCAACCGCGACCAGATCATGGAACAGGCGCACAACCGGGGCTGGGACGTGTTCGACCGCTCCATCGACCTGCGCATCATGCGGTTGCGCCGCAAGATCGAAACCAACCCCGACAAGCCCGAGGTCCTGAAGACCGTGCGCAACGTCGGCTACGTGTTCGTGCCCCTCGCGGCCGCGTGA
- a CDS encoding L,D-transpeptidase translates to MPTPDPLEVPLAPVAPAAVHVPGLSADARDTLAWIQSTGDHGHLPFAIVDKRQARVHVFHADGRLAGESPALLGLTPGDEGVPGAGQRVADLSPSERTTPAGRFASEPGHNLKGEDIVWVDYDAAIAIHRVRPGPSRERREQRLASGTPADNRVSLGCIVVPVAFYEQVVSPVLGRSRGVVYVLPERQPALAMLTRR, encoded by the coding sequence GTGCCGACGCCCGACCCGCTGGAGGTCCCCCTGGCCCCGGTGGCGCCCGCCGCGGTCCACGTGCCCGGGCTCAGCGCCGATGCGCGCGACACCCTCGCCTGGATCCAGTCCACCGGTGACCACGGCCACCTGCCGTTCGCCATCGTCGACAAGCGCCAGGCCCGCGTCCACGTGTTCCATGCCGATGGCCGCCTGGCGGGCGAGTCGCCCGCGCTGCTGGGCCTCACGCCCGGTGACGAGGGGGTGCCCGGTGCCGGCCAGCGTGTGGCCGACCTGAGTCCTTCCGAGCGCACCACGCCCGCCGGGCGCTTCGCGTCCGAACCGGGTCACAACCTCAAGGGCGAGGACATCGTCTGGGTCGACTACGACGCCGCCATCGCGATCCACCGCGTGCGGCCGGGCCCGTCGCGCGAGCGCCGCGAGCAGCGGCTCGCCTCCGGGACCCCCGCGGACAACCGCGTCTCGCTCGGCTGCATCGTGGTCCCGGTCGCGTTCTACGAACAGGTCGTGAGCCCCGTGCTGGGCCGCAGCCGTGGCGTGGTCTACGTGCTGCCCGAGCGCCAGCCGGCGCTCGCGATGCTCACCCGGCGCTGA
- a CDS encoding DUF2845 domain-containing protein: MTPSTRTLLTAAILLACGSAVRAESLRCNGESSGPGDSKLSVLRKCGEPMLKDSFCKPVEVVVPTVPYPVVPYPNSPYPVVVPNRGYACEPVDEWLYDRGPGNLFAIVRFQRGVVESIVYEGRPR, encoded by the coding sequence ATGACACCCTCGACCCGCACCCTGCTCACCGCGGCCATCCTGCTCGCGTGCGGGTCCGCGGTCCGCGCCGAATCCCTCCGCTGCAACGGCGAGAGTTCCGGCCCGGGCGATTCGAAGCTCTCGGTGCTGCGCAAATGCGGCGAACCGATGCTGAAGGACTCCTTCTGCAAGCCGGTCGAGGTGGTGGTGCCCACGGTGCCGTACCCCGTCGTGCCCTATCCCAACTCGCCCTATCCGGTGGTGGTGCCCAACCGGGGCTACGCCTGCGAACCCGTGGACGAATGGCTCTACGACCGCGGACCGGGCAACCTCTTCGCCATCGTGCGCTTCCAGCGCGGGGTCGTCGAGTCGATCGTCTATGAGGGTCGACCCCGGTGA
- a CDS encoding 5'-nucleotidase, producing MPASLDNQLVVAISSRALFDFEEENRLFEARDDRAYMQLQLDRVDQPAKPGVAFSLVNKLLTFNKAPPDTSVEVVILSRNDPVSGMRVFRSAKHYGMPIQRGVFTRGESPWRYLRPLNAHLFLSTNEADVRSALGAGVPAARVFPHSARASDAHPNEVRIAFDGDAVLFSDEAEQVFQRAGLDAFQAHELDRAGVPLAAGPFKPLLDALKLLQEKASPAMRIRTALVTARSAPAHERAIRTLMEWDIEIDEAMFLGGLPKGAFLREFEPDFFFDDQSGHIENASPHVPSGHVAAGVTNLLKPGIA from the coding sequence ATGCCCGCCTCCCTGGACAACCAGCTCGTCGTCGCGATCTCCTCGCGCGCCCTCTTCGACTTCGAGGAGGAGAACCGCCTCTTCGAGGCCCGCGACGACCGCGCCTACATGCAGCTGCAGCTCGACCGGGTGGACCAGCCCGCCAAGCCCGGTGTCGCGTTCTCCCTCGTGAACAAGCTGCTGACCTTCAACAAGGCGCCTCCGGACACCTCCGTGGAGGTGGTGATCCTGTCGCGCAACGACCCGGTCTCGGGCATGCGGGTGTTCCGCTCGGCGAAACACTACGGCATGCCCATCCAGCGGGGCGTCTTCACCCGGGGCGAGTCGCCCTGGCGCTACCTGCGGCCGCTGAACGCCCACCTGTTCCTGTCGACGAACGAAGCCGACGTCCGGTCGGCCCTGGGCGCCGGGGTGCCGGCGGCGCGGGTGTTCCCGCACTCGGCGCGGGCGTCCGACGCCCATCCGAACGAGGTGCGCATCGCCTTCGACGGCGATGCGGTGCTGTTCTCCGACGAGGCCGAGCAGGTGTTCCAGCGCGCCGGCCTCGATGCCTTCCAGGCCCACGAGCTGGACCGCGCCGGGGTGCCGCTGGCCGCCGGCCCGTTCAAGCCGCTGCTGGACGCGCTGAAGCTGCTGCAGGAAAAGGCGTCGCCCGCGATGCGCATCCGCACCGCCCTCGTCACCGCCCGCAGCGCGCCGGCACACGAGCGCGCCATCCGCACGCTGATGGAGTGGGACATCGAGATCGACGAGGCCATGTTCCTCGGCGGCCTGCCGAAGGGCGCTTTCCTGCGCGAGTTCGAACCCGACTTCTTCTTCGACGACCAGAGCGGCCACATCGAGAACGCCTCGCCGCACGTGCCCTCGGGGCACGTGGCGGCCGGTGTCACGAACCTGCTGAAGCCCGGTATCGCCTGA
- a CDS encoding alpha/beta hydrolase family protein, whose protein sequence is MHIRHLPRLAATLALALLSAAACAAEAGYERVKVPDGDQPPLDTAIWYPTTAEARSTDLGPFTLPIAMGAPVVGKGLPLIVMSHGNGGSALSHHDTAVALAQAGYVVAAVTHTGDNHADRSREVSMADRPRHVSRAIDFVLTQWRAKPQVDPARVGVFGFSSGGFTAVAVAGGVADLARVGPHCQAHPRDYACLVIAKDPAGAIAAGTGGPLSGRDPRVRAAVVAAPALGFTFSRESLAGITLPVQLWRADADTVLPSPWYAEPVRDGLGTPPEYHPVPDAGHFDFLAPCTLRFSLMAPPLCSSQAGFDRAAFHREFNAAVVAFFGRTLAP, encoded by the coding sequence ATGCACATCCGCCACCTCCCCCGCCTCGCCGCCACGCTGGCCCTCGCCCTGCTGTCCGCCGCCGCCTGCGCCGCGGAGGCCGGCTACGAGCGGGTGAAGGTGCCCGACGGCGACCAGCCGCCGCTCGACACCGCGATCTGGTACCCCACGACGGCCGAGGCCCGCTCGACCGACCTCGGACCCTTCACGCTGCCCATCGCGATGGGTGCGCCCGTCGTGGGCAAGGGCCTGCCGCTGATCGTGATGTCGCACGGCAACGGCGGCAGTGCGCTGAGCCACCACGACACGGCGGTGGCGCTCGCCCAGGCCGGCTACGTCGTGGCAGCGGTCACTCACACCGGCGACAACCATGCCGACCGCAGCCGCGAGGTCTCGATGGCCGACCGGCCCCGTCACGTCAGCCGGGCCATCGACTTCGTGCTGACGCAGTGGCGGGCGAAGCCTCAGGTGGATCCGGCCCGCGTGGGGGTGTTCGGCTTCTCGTCCGGCGGGTTCACCGCGGTGGCGGTGGCCGGTGGCGTGGCCGACCTGGCCCGGGTCGGCCCCCACTGCCAGGCGCACCCTCGCGACTACGCCTGCCTCGTGATCGCGAAGGACCCGGCGGGTGCCATCGCCGCGGGCACTGGCGGACCGCTCTCCGGCCGCGACCCGCGCGTGCGGGCCGCCGTGGTGGCCGCGCCGGCGCTCGGGTTCACGTTCAGCCGCGAGTCGCTCGCCGGCATCACCCTGCCGGTGCAACTGTGGCGGGCCGACGCCGACACGGTGCTGCCCTCGCCCTGGTACGCCGAACCCGTGCGGGACGGCCTGGGCACCCCGCCCGAATACCACCCGGTGCCGGACGCCGGCCACTTCGACTTCCTCGCCCCCTGCACGCTGCGCTTCAGCCTGATGGCGCCGCCGCTGTGCAGCAGCCAGGCCGGCTTCGACCGTGCGGCGTTCCACCGCGAGTTCAACGCGGCCGTCGTGGCCTTCTTCGGACGCACGCTCGCGCCCTGA
- a CDS encoding LacI family DNA-binding transcriptional regulator: MPPRKPASVNIKDVARHAGVSLGSASRVVNNVANVGEETRAKVLAAIEALGYRPNHAAQSLRSRSTRTIGCLVTDVANPLYAQLFRALEERFLAEGYLLLLANGLNDPDREIALLNLFRLRGMDGVVIAPGNERHAGVLKAVAALEMPAVVLDRDLASRHDKVQFDHAAGMKAAVAYLAGLGHRRIALVQSQSSNRPMRRRAEGLRAACRSHGLAFDDRWLVQLPSSTSSAYDAVAALLAAPDRPTALLVQGTSILVETLNAVSAAGLSMPRDLSLMSIGDPDFAVHHAPPLTALRVDLHAVADRTAERLLARLGGETAEAVSLRVPSELIERGSCGPAP, encoded by the coding sequence ATGCCGCCCCGCAAACCCGCCTCCGTCAACATCAAGGACGTCGCCCGCCATGCCGGTGTGTCGCTCGGCAGTGCGTCGCGGGTGGTCAACAACGTGGCGAACGTGGGGGAAGAGACCCGCGCGAAGGTGCTCGCCGCCATCGAGGCGCTGGGCTACCGGCCGAACCACGCGGCGCAGTCGCTGCGCTCGCGCAGCACGCGCACCATCGGCTGCCTCGTCACCGACGTGGCGAACCCTCTGTACGCCCAGCTGTTCCGCGCGCTCGAGGAGCGCTTCCTCGCCGAAGGCTACCTGCTGCTGCTCGCCAACGGGCTGAACGACCCGGACCGCGAGATCGCGCTGCTGAACCTGTTCCGGCTGCGCGGCATGGACGGCGTCGTGATCGCCCCGGGCAACGAACGCCATGCCGGCGTGCTGAAGGCGGTGGCCGCGCTCGAGATGCCCGCCGTGGTGCTCGACCGGGACCTCGCCAGCCGGCACGACAAGGTGCAGTTCGACCACGCCGCCGGCATGAAGGCGGCCGTGGCCTACCTCGCGGGGCTCGGCCACCGGCGCATCGCGCTCGTGCAGTCGCAGTCGTCGAACCGGCCCATGCGGCGGCGAGCCGAGGGACTGCGTGCCGCGTGCAGGTCGCACGGCCTCGCGTTCGACGACCGCTGGCTCGTGCAGCTGCCCAGCTCCACCAGCTCGGCCTACGACGCGGTGGCCGCGCTGCTCGCGGCGCCGGACCGTCCCACCGCCCTGCTGGTGCAGGGCACGTCGATCCTCGTGGAGACGCTCAACGCGGTGTCCGCGGCCGGGCTGTCGATGCCCCGCGACCTGTCGCTCATGAGCATCGGCGACCCCGACTTCGCTGTCCACCACGCCCCGCCGCTCACCGCGCTGCGGGTCGATTTGCACGCGGTGGCCGACCGCACGGCCGAACGCCTGCTGGCGCGGCTGGGCGGCGAGACCGCCGAAGCGGTCTCGCTGCGCGTGCCGTCGGAGTTGATCGAACGCGGCTCCTGCGGTCCCGCGCCCTAG
- the otnI gene encoding 2-oxo-tetronate isomerase: MPNFAANLSFLYPDLPFLDRFAAAARDGFDAVEFLFPYAFDARDVKARLDDHGLKPVLFNVSPGDWDGGERGLAARPGHEARFRAAVEEALAYAQVLGCPRLHVMAGLKEADTARQHAVYAENLAWAASLAAPLGIDLLLEAINPRDMPGYLISRQQEAHDAAAATGAPNVKVQFDLYHCQIVEGDLITKLRGYLPGGRVGHLQIAGVPSRQEPDTGELALDHLLAEIDATGYTGHVGCEYRPRGDTSAGLAWLRRYRASAGS; the protein is encoded by the coding sequence ATGCCGAACTTCGCCGCCAACCTCTCGTTCCTCTACCCCGACCTGCCGTTCCTCGACCGCTTCGCCGCGGCCGCCCGGGACGGCTTCGACGCGGTCGAGTTCCTGTTCCCGTACGCGTTCGACGCCCGCGACGTGAAGGCCCGCCTCGACGACCATGGGTTGAAGCCGGTGCTGTTCAACGTCTCCCCCGGTGACTGGGACGGCGGCGAGCGGGGGCTGGCGGCCCGCCCCGGCCACGAGGCGCGCTTCCGCGCCGCGGTGGAGGAGGCGCTGGCGTACGCCCAGGTGCTGGGCTGCCCGCGCCTGCACGTGATGGCCGGGCTGAAGGAAGCCGACACGGCCCGCCAGCACGCGGTCTATGCCGAGAACCTCGCCTGGGCGGCATCGCTGGCCGCGCCGCTGGGCATCGACCTGCTGCTCGAGGCCATCAACCCGCGCGACATGCCCGGCTACCTGATCAGCCGCCAGCAGGAGGCCCATGACGCCGCCGCGGCCACGGGTGCGCCGAACGTGAAGGTGCAGTTCGACCTGTACCACTGCCAGATCGTCGAGGGCGACCTGATCACCAAGCTGCGGGGCTACCTGCCCGGCGGGCGGGTGGGCCACCTGCAGATCGCCGGCGTGCCGTCGCGCCAGGAGCCCGACACGGGCGAACTGGCCCTCGACCACCTGCTGGCCGAGATCGACGCCACGGGTTACACGGGCCACGTGGGCTGCGAGTACCGCCCCCGCGGCGACACGTCCGCCGGGCTCGCCTGGCTCAGGCGATACCGGGCTTCAGCAGGTTCGTGA
- a CDS encoding putative bifunctional diguanylate cyclase/phosphodiesterase has translation MPTDLRSPLPPSATAARPGAAPPVGPMLPSAHVPDLTQWRERVLSSILLAVLVLGIVIALPSAVFAVIDGLWPVPIIDAVALGWITFIWRHPSLPYQLRTWSVLLLMYGVGTWFLMMVGPVGMAYLMALPVLAALLLGLRPGVLCLAACAATLFGIGALSGQPLPGFDSPTTRWWAIVTGNVAFVALMLTVSCSVLLRGLENSFAALGTNEARWKHALESAGDGVWDWSVSTGATLLSARFAEMYGYRMDELATRIEQVDHLVHPDDLSQVLHARREHLEQRTATYSNEHRMRCKDGSWKWVLTRGMVIERDAAGQPARMIGTHTDITERKRNEALVWQQANFDALTGLPNRRMLRDRLEQDILMSQRDGNPLALLFIDLDHFKEVNDTLGHDQGDRLLVEAARRIRACVRGADTVARMGGDEFTVVLAGLEHEGRVEQVARDILAAVAEAFPLGDERAFVSASIGITMYPEDATQIEDLLKHADQALYVAKDAGRNRYSRYTPALQEAALLRLRLANDLRGALANGQLHVLYQPIVHLATGQVRKAEALLRWTHPARGNVSPATFIPIAESTGQIGEIGEWVFLQAVEQVRRWREQLHPDFQISVNKSPVQFREAGHDRTAWHDRMKALGLPGDCIAVEITEGLLLDAGHGVAGQLDALRRAGVAISLDDFGIGYSSLSYLQKFDIDVLKIDQSFVRGLSATSKDMALCKAIIAMAHALGMKVVAEGVETEAQRQLLTAAGCDYGQGYLFARPMPAEAFETWRLNAAGVSAG, from the coding sequence ATGCCGACCGATCTCCGCTCTCCCCTGCCCCCCTCCGCCACGGCCGCCCGGCCGGGTGCGGCGCCGCCCGTCGGCCCGATGCTGCCGTCCGCCCACGTGCCGGACCTGACGCAATGGCGTGAGCGCGTGCTCTCGTCCATCCTGCTCGCCGTGCTGGTGCTCGGCATCGTGATCGCCTTGCCGAGTGCCGTCTTCGCGGTCATCGACGGTCTCTGGCCGGTGCCGATCATCGACGCGGTGGCCCTCGGCTGGATCACCTTCATCTGGCGCCACCCGTCCCTGCCCTACCAGCTGCGCACCTGGAGCGTGCTGCTGCTGATGTACGGCGTGGGCACCTGGTTCCTGATGATGGTGGGCCCCGTGGGCATGGCCTACCTGATGGCCCTGCCGGTGCTGGCCGCGCTGCTGCTCGGGCTGCGCCCGGGTGTGCTGTGCCTGGCCGCCTGCGCCGCGACCTTGTTCGGCATCGGCGCCCTGAGCGGCCAGCCGCTGCCGGGCTTCGATTCCCCGACGACGCGCTGGTGGGCCATCGTCACCGGCAACGTGGCCTTCGTGGCGCTGATGCTCACCGTCTCGTGTTCGGTGCTGCTGCGCGGCCTGGAAAACTCGTTCGCCGCACTCGGCACCAACGAGGCCCGCTGGAAACACGCGCTGGAAAGCGCCGGCGACGGCGTGTGGGACTGGTCGGTGTCCACCGGCGCCACGCTGCTGTCGGCCCGGTTCGCCGAGATGTACGGCTACCGCATGGACGAACTCGCGACCCGCATCGAGCAGGTCGACCACCTCGTGCACCCGGACGACCTCAGTCAGGTCCTGCACGCGCGGCGCGAACACCTCGAGCAGCGCACCGCCACGTACAGCAACGAACACCGCATGCGCTGCAAGGACGGCTCGTGGAAGTGGGTGCTGACGCGCGGCATGGTGATCGAGCGCGACGCGGCCGGACAGCCGGCGCGGATGATCGGCACCCACACCGACATCACCGAACGCAAGCGCAACGAGGCGCTCGTGTGGCAGCAGGCGAACTTCGACGCCCTCACCGGCCTGCCGAACCGCCGCATGCTGCGCGACCGGCTGGAGCAGGACATCCTGATGAGCCAGCGCGACGGCAACCCGCTCGCGCTGCTGTTCATCGACCTCGACCACTTCAAGGAAGTCAACGACACGCTGGGCCACGACCAGGGCGACCGGCTGCTGGTCGAGGCCGCCCGCCGGATCCGCGCCTGCGTGCGAGGCGCCGACACGGTCGCGCGCATGGGCGGCGACGAGTTCACCGTGGTGCTCGCGGGCCTGGAGCACGAGGGGCGGGTCGAACAGGTCGCGCGCGACATCCTCGCCGCCGTGGCCGAGGCCTTCCCGCTCGGCGACGAACGGGCTTTCGTCTCCGCGAGCATCGGCATCACGATGTACCCGGAGGACGCGACGCAGATCGAGGACCTGCTCAAGCACGCCGACCAGGCGCTCTACGTCGCGAAGGACGCGGGCCGCAACCGCTACAGCCGATACACCCCGGCGCTGCAGGAAGCGGCGCTGCTGCGGCTTCGCCTGGCCAACGACCTGCGTGGCGCGCTGGCAAACGGCCAGCTCCACGTGCTGTACCAGCCCATCGTGCACCTTGCGACCGGCCAGGTGCGCAAGGCCGAGGCGCTGCTGCGCTGGACCCACCCGGCGCGCGGGAACGTGAGCCCGGCCACGTTCATCCCGATCGCCGAGTCGACCGGCCAGATCGGCGAGATCGGCGAATGGGTCTTCCTGCAGGCGGTGGAACAGGTCCGCCGCTGGCGGGAGCAGCTGCACCCGGACTTCCAGATCAGCGTCAACAAGTCGCCGGTGCAGTTCCGCGAAGCCGGCCACGACCGCACCGCGTGGCACGACCGCATGAAGGCCCTCGGCCTGCCGGGCGACTGCATCGCGGTGGAGATCACGGAAGGCCTGCTGCTCGACGCCGGCCACGGCGTGGCCGGGCAGCTCGACGCGCTGCGCCGCGCGGGCGTCGCGATCTCGCTGGACGACTTCGGCATCGGCTACTCGTCGCTCTCCTACCTGCAGAAGTTCGACATCGACGTGCTGAAGATCGACCAGTCGTTCGTGCGCGGGCTGTCGGCCACGTCGAAGGACATGGCGCTGTGCAAGGCCATCATCGCGATGGCCCACGCACTCGGCATGAAGGTGGTGGCGGAAGGCGTCGAGACCGAGGCGCAGCGCCAGCTGCTCACGGCCGCCGGCTGCGACTACGGCCAGGGCTACCTGTTCGCGCGGCCCATGCCGGCCGAAGCGTTCGAGACCTGGCGCCTGAACGCCGCCGGCGTCAGCGCCGGGTGA